From the genome of Populus trichocarpa isolate Nisqually-1 chromosome 15, P.trichocarpa_v4.1, whole genome shotgun sequence, one region includes:
- the LOC7453851 gene encoding transcription factor TCP12 yields MFPLSNNGNDPMSYNDQQAYNMPFFSDIISNSKQYVPPPLSFCHLPSPFFAYDQLELEDHSIFLQQNYDLLLHQQPLRTAATSTTPSQSTVVNNMVDYNKNDVIEITEICNKQSNSSTDQIPRKRSSKKDRHSKINTAQGPRDRRMRLSLKVAREFFDLQDKLRFDKASKTVEWLLTQARTEIKKLSSGFPVMNYSCSVGTKSASSTSECEVLSEIHIDSTLKVSSVSKGKSSLCVKKERRTSRASSSRKALLNPFAKESREKARERARERTKEKLRSRSRSLDESKLCELEAVNDEFNQFAGCWSPFETGDQESGTHNINPSLEVQLAEAEVPFYQEQEQEQLDTREGMIDETLVNMGKWSPSLPNHPHKNGIPQENQFTDFQYPLYKTWDHEAYNIDGMC; encoded by the exons ATGTTTCCATTAAGCAACAATGGCAATGACCCCATGTCCTATAATGACCAACAAGCTTATAACATGCCCTTTTTCAGTGATATCATTTCCAATTCCAAACAATATGTGCCTCCTCCTTTATCTTTCTGCCACTTGCCCTCTCCTTTTTTTGCCTATGATCAGCTAGAATTAGAAGACCATTCTATTTTTCTCCAGCAAAACTATGACCTTTTACTTCACCAGCAACCCTTGAGAACTGCAGCTACCAGTACTACTCCCTCTCAGAGTACTGTTGTTAATAACATGGTGGATTACAACAAAAATGACGTTATTGAGATAACGGAAATCTGCAACAAGCAATCCAACAGCAGCACTGATCAGATCCCAAGAAAGAGATCTTCTAAGAAAGATCGACACAGCAAGATTAACACGGCTCAAGGACCAAGAGATCGGAGGATGAGATTGTCGCTAAAGGTTGCCAGAGAGTTCTTTGATCTGCAAGACAAGCTACGCTTTGATAAAGCAAGCAAGACTGTAGAATGGTTACTCACACAGGCAAGAACTGAAATCAAAAAACTATCTAGTGGCTTCCCCGTTATGAATTATAGCTGCAGTGTTGGCACCAAGAGTGCATCTTCTACTTCTGAGTGTGAAGTGCTGTCCGAAATCCATATTGACTCTACCCTTAAAGTGAGCAGTGTTTCTAAGGGTAAATCCTCACTATGTGTCAAGAAAGAGAGGAGGACTAGTAGAGCTTCATCATCACGTAAAGCTCTATTAAACCCTTTTGCAAAGGAATCAAGGGAGAAGGCAAGGGAGAGGGCAAGGGAGAGAACGAAAGAAAAGTTGCGGAGTCGAAGTCGAAGCCTCGATGAATCGAAGCTTTGTGAATTAGAAGCAGTGAACGATGAATTCAATCAATTCGCAGGTTGTTGGAGTCCATTCGAAACAGGTGATCAAGAATCAGGTACTCACAATATCAATCCTTCCTTAGAAGTCCAACTGGCTGAAGCTGAAGTGCCGTTCTAtcaagagcaagagcaagagcaaTTAGATACTCGTGAGGGGATGATTGATGAAACCTTGGTGAATATGGGCAAGTGGAGTCCCTCTCTTCCCAATCATCCACACAAAAATGGAATTCCTCAAGAG AATCAATTCACAGACTTTCAATATCCTTTGTACAAAACATGGGATCATGAGGCCTACAACATTGACGGTATGTGCTAG